A genome region from Rhodopseudomonas boonkerdii includes the following:
- a CDS encoding thermonuclease family protein gives MVGVLVSTTIACASACSFEPQGTGRIADVIDIRTLRMADGVEIRLAGIEPAIDESSSAALTALIPDGDVAFHGDSDTPDRYGRQSAFIFVETDGPPLQVRLLLAGAAFASGTVPDHACAMELAAAEAAARRAKTGIWSRSGVIKKAVIPGDILAQLGRFVVVEGHVLSVREAGNTTYLNFGRRWTRDFAVSISRRMMTAFAGAGITIKSLERRRIRVRGWVESRGGPRIEARHVGQIEVVGDQ, from the coding sequence TGTTCGTTCGAGCCGCAAGGCACGGGACGAATCGCAGACGTAATCGATATCCGCACACTGCGCATGGCCGATGGCGTTGAAATCCGGCTGGCGGGTATCGAGCCCGCCATTGACGAGTCTTCCAGCGCGGCACTCACCGCCCTGATCCCCGATGGCGACGTCGCCTTCCATGGCGACAGCGACACTCCGGATCGTTATGGCCGGCAGTCCGCGTTCATCTTCGTCGAGACCGACGGGCCGCCGCTGCAGGTCCGGCTGTTGCTCGCCGGCGCCGCCTTCGCCTCCGGCACGGTTCCCGATCATGCCTGCGCCATGGAACTTGCCGCGGCCGAGGCCGCTGCCCGGCGTGCCAAAACGGGAATATGGTCGCGCAGTGGCGTCATCAAAAAGGCCGTAATTCCCGGCGATATTCTGGCCCAGTTGGGGCGTTTTGTCGTGGTCGAGGGACACGTTTTGTCTGTCCGGGAAGCCGGAAACACGACTTATCTCAATTTCGGCCGTCGCTGGACACGGGACTTTGCCGTGTCTATTTCAAGGCGCATGATGACTGCTTTCGCAGGGGCAGGAATCACGATCAAGTCCCTTGAAAGACGACGAATTCGTGTGCGTGGATGGGTCGAGAGCCGCGGCGGGCCGCGGATCGAGGCCCGCCATGTGGGGCAGATCGAGGTGGTCGGGGACCAGTAG